One window of the Colius striatus isolate bColStr4 chromosome 19, bColStr4.1.hap1, whole genome shotgun sequence genome contains the following:
- the LOC133627302 gene encoding uncharacterized protein LOC133627302 encodes MKNHHMAPSPACYLCLLPFPLFKGYRPCLQQIINPAARARLLASGEEADTGAANAGQRWSPNESEGKQTSPAAQMAREGERAGLRVEDGQVLLRAAGTSLSSPSESPDGPSRQPAPPCTALTSTKTAEPELWNEPSHSHWAESSSDRSDNLGSPCSPPLESFLLHVQTHYEDKLEGSTEPNKPVLLACVPAGSRVRWELWQLRLT; translated from the exons ATGAAAAACCACCACATGGCACCGTCCCCTGCCTGTTATTTATGCCTGCTTCCTTTTCCACTTTTCAAAGGCTACCGTCCATGTCTGCAGCAAATCATAAATCCCGCAGCTCGGGCGAGGCTGCTGGCATCAGGGGAGGAAGCAGACACTGGGGCTGCAAACGCCGGGCAGCGCTGGAGCCCAAACGAGAGCGAAGGTAAACAAACATCGCCGGCTGCTCAGATGGCTCGGGAAGGAGAGCGGGCAGGTCTCCGAGTGGAAGACGGGCAGGTCCTGCTCCGGGCAGCAGGcacaagtctcagctcccccaGTGAGTCCCCAGACGGGCCGTCCCGCCAGCCAGCACCACCCTGCACAGCACTGACAA GCACAAAAACTGCTGAACCTGAACTTTGGAACGAGCCTTCACACTCGCACTGGGCGGAGAGCAGCAGCGACAGAAGCGACAATCTAGgttctccctgcagcccaccaCTGGAATCTTTCCTGCTGCACGTTCAGACACATTATGAGGACAAGCTGGAAGGAAGTACTGAGCCCAACAAGCCTGTGCTTTTGGCCTGTGTTCCAGCAGGAAGCCGGGTACGCTGGGAATTGTGGCAGCTCCGGCTGACGTAA